GGATCGTCGGGATGAACTCCACGCCGTTGAAGCCGGGCATCGAGATGTCGAGCAATATGACGTCCGGGACGTTCTGCATCAGGGCCCAGAACGCGCTGGGCGCGTCACCCGCCGATCGCGTGACGTACCCGTGGAGGGCGAGAAATTCTTCGAGGATCGCCCGGACCTCGGGGTCGTCGTCCACGATGAGCACGCGGCCCGCCGCCCTCTTCACCGCGCCGGATGCGGCTCGACTCGGGCCGGAGACGTCTGCGGCCGGCGGCCGCGGCCTCGCCGTGCTCGAGACCGCGCGCTTCAGCTCCGCCAGATCCAGCGGCTTGGTCAGCACGGTTGCGGCGCCCGAGGACAGCGCCTGCTCGCGCAGGCCGGGATCGTCGGCACCCGTG
This sequence is a window from Candidatus Methylomirabilota bacterium. Protein-coding genes within it:
- a CDS encoding response regulator translates to TGADDPGLREQALSSGAATVLTKPLDLAELKRAVSSTARPRPPAADVSGPSRAASGAVKRAAGRVLIVDDDPEVRAILEEFLALHGYVTRSAGDAPSAFWALMQNVPDVILLDISMPGFNGVEFIPTIRFASGDVKIIMVSGITDVELSKRALAQGAFDYVTKPVDMKYLLQSLETAMSMKRLETE